The following proteins come from a genomic window of Heyndrickxia acidicola:
- a CDS encoding NAD(P)H-dependent flavin oxidoreductase, protein MVLAGLLDLLSIHYPIIQAPMAGGVSTPLLAAEVSEAGGLGMIGAGYLNPNETRKQIREVKSRTIKPFGVNLFIPEKTFWAEGETRKAYDALEAFRFKLGVESSYSTSSADHYKEQLEIIIEEGAPICTFTFGLPSDEEIQLLKEKNIVLIATATTVEEAKLAERKGMDAVVVQGSEAGGHRGTFLHTMEEGLVGLISLVPQAADRVNIPLIAAGGIMDSRGINAVLCLGAQAAQLGTAFLTCKESGANPVHKKAVLSATEEQTVVTKVFSGKYARGIYNNFIKEMEEADAAVAPFPIQNSFTGGIRKEAARQNNPGYMSLWSGQSPRLSRDVSAFELMQSLVAGLNCNNE, encoded by the coding sequence ATGGTTTTGGCAGGCTTGTTGGACCTACTTTCAATCCATTATCCGATTATTCAAGCGCCCATGGCGGGAGGAGTATCCACTCCATTACTGGCCGCCGAAGTTTCTGAAGCAGGCGGGCTGGGGATGATTGGCGCAGGTTATTTAAATCCAAATGAAACAAGAAAGCAAATTCGGGAAGTGAAATCAAGGACAATAAAACCTTTTGGGGTCAATCTCTTTATTCCTGAAAAAACGTTCTGGGCAGAAGGAGAGACAAGGAAGGCGTATGATGCTTTAGAAGCCTTTCGTTTTAAGCTGGGTGTAGAATCCTCCTATTCCACCAGCAGTGCGGATCATTATAAAGAGCAGCTTGAAATCATTATTGAAGAAGGGGCGCCCATTTGTACGTTTACATTTGGCCTGCCTTCTGATGAGGAAATCCAGTTGCTAAAGGAAAAAAATATAGTATTGATTGCGACTGCTACCACCGTGGAGGAAGCAAAGCTTGCTGAGAGGAAGGGAATGGATGCAGTGGTGGTTCAGGGGAGTGAAGCCGGCGGGCACAGAGGCACATTCCTTCATACCATGGAGGAGGGATTAGTTGGCCTCATATCTCTTGTTCCACAGGCAGCAGATCGTGTGAACATCCCTTTGATTGCAGCCGGGGGAATAATGGATTCAAGAGGAATCAATGCAGTGTTGTGCCTGGGAGCACAAGCCGCACAGCTGGGAACAGCCTTTCTTACCTGTAAAGAAAGCGGAGCAAACCCTGTACACAAGAAAGCTGTTCTTTCTGCAACTGAGGAACAAACGGTAGTGACAAAGGTTTTCTCAGGAAAATATGCCCGCGGTATTTACAACAATTTTATTAAAGAAATGGAAGAGGCAGATGCTGCGGTTGCCCCATTTCCAATTCAAAATTCTTTTACAGGCGGCATTCGAAAAGAAGCAGCTAGACAAAATAACCCCGGGTATATGTCTCTTTGGTCAGGACAAAGCCCAAGATTAAGCAGGGATGTTTCTGCTTTTGAGTTGATGCAGTCTCTTGTGGCAGGGCTAAACTGTAATAACGAATAA
- a CDS encoding alkaline phosphatase gives MKTFFVIMLLFSTASAIKADTVPVKPRNVIFMVMDGTNSDSVTLSRWYKGSPLALDKILTGGVRTYSLQSSITDSAAAGTAMATGEKTIVDLIGMVPVLRNGKMLEAKPAANLLEAARQKGLATGVVSTSPVQHATPAAFSAHSINRGHFDDIAEQQVYQGVDVILGGGKESLLSKPETKNSRKDGENLVSSIKKQGYAFVETKEQLTKTIGPKVWGSFAQSDIAYELDRKKLYPSQPSLAEMTRKSIQLLSAKKKGFFLFIEGSKVDWAAHKNDPVGMISEILSFDTAVSEAISFASQDQNTLVIAVTDHGNSGLTMGNISTNQTYPVSPAETFVKPLKAAKLTVTGAASLLNHNRSNMKKAAEAYGLTHLTKEEWAELTKSPSAEESMAHLLSKRAHIGFTTNGHTGEDVFLYSYGPDKPHGLVNNTDLPKIISSFLSLPSLSDLSERLFVRADEFYGSKGYKTELNQTDPQNPVFRAEKKGSIIDYPINKNYLLQNGKKIRLIGVTVSNGNHVWISPMKPTP, from the coding sequence ATGAAAACGTTCTTCGTGATTATGCTCCTTTTCTCTACGGCTTCAGCTATAAAAGCAGATACAGTCCCTGTAAAACCGCGAAACGTCATTTTTATGGTCATGGATGGAACAAACTCAGATTCTGTAACATTGTCACGCTGGTACAAAGGAAGTCCGCTGGCTCTTGATAAAATTTTAACTGGCGGCGTAAGAACCTATTCGCTGCAATCATCCATCACAGACTCAGCTGCTGCTGGCACCGCTATGGCTACCGGTGAAAAAACGATTGTTGATTTAATTGGAATGGTGCCTGTATTAAGGAACGGAAAAATGCTGGAAGCTAAACCAGCTGCTAATCTCCTGGAAGCTGCTCGGCAAAAGGGACTTGCGACAGGTGTTGTTTCTACCTCCCCTGTCCAGCACGCTACTCCTGCAGCGTTCTCAGCCCATTCTATAAACCGCGGCCACTTTGATGACATTGCAGAACAGCAGGTTTATCAAGGCGTTGATGTTATACTCGGAGGCGGGAAGGAGTCGCTGCTGTCTAAGCCTGAAACAAAAAACTCAAGGAAAGACGGAGAAAATCTTGTGTCTTCCATCAAAAAACAAGGATATGCATTTGTAGAAACAAAAGAGCAATTAACCAAAACAATCGGGCCAAAGGTATGGGGAAGCTTTGCACAAAGTGACATTGCGTATGAATTGGATAGAAAAAAACTATATCCATCACAGCCCTCCTTGGCAGAGATGACAAGAAAATCAATTCAGCTGCTTTCAGCAAAGAAAAAAGGGTTCTTCTTATTTATAGAAGGAAGCAAGGTTGACTGGGCTGCACATAAAAATGATCCTGTTGGCATGATAAGTGAAATACTATCCTTCGATACAGCAGTATCGGAAGCTATATCTTTTGCAAGTCAAGATCAAAATACCCTTGTCATAGCAGTAACAGATCACGGAAATAGTGGATTAACCATGGGGAATATCAGTACCAATCAAACCTATCCTGTCAGTCCAGCCGAAACCTTTGTTAAGCCGTTAAAAGCAGCAAAGCTTACTGTTACTGGAGCAGCGTCTCTGTTGAATCACAATCGTTCAAACATGAAAAAGGCAGCGGAAGCCTATGGACTTACACATCTTACTAAAGAGGAATGGGCAGAGTTAACGAAATCGCCAAGTGCTGAAGAATCAATGGCGCATTTATTATCCAAAAGAGCTCATATTGGATTTACTACAAATGGCCACACAGGTGAGGATGTTTTTTTGTACTCATACGGTCCGGATAAACCCCATGGACTAGTAAATAATACCGATTTGCCAAAAATCATCTCATCCTTTTTATCTCTGCCTTCCCTATCAGATTTAAGTGAGAGATTATTTGTCCGTGCAGATGAATTCTATGGCTCAAAGGGCTATAAAACGGAATTAAATCAGACGGACCCTCAAAACCCTGTCTTTAGGGCTGAGAAAAAAGGATCTATAATTGATTACCCTATCAACAAAAACTATTTACTCCAAAATGGAAAGAAAATAAGATTAATCGGTGTTACCGTTTCTAATGGAAACCATGTTTGGATTTCCCCAATGAAGCCGACACCTTAA
- a CDS encoding SWIM zinc finger family protein, translated as MEDGIKIAADQLKKKLDPSNEQHQKLVQKGLLLFRQHSVFQRKALHNAVTAKVQDVTPVTSIIDLADVQNSDCSCPFDGLCRHIMALFFSLYSENDSVFHWVQSWKEAKNPLDILKQIKRGSDLLAEKSPAPISEVEAWLKRMEHAYDDADLHSPYSYEHSIRKKYEKLIAASPIEREWRPLYQLFVVYESFKQINKISIAEHHYWSRSFFQFMLEEAADALDNLSVSAFPFAFDPYLAYLRENSVYLLEEATQFTFEFIELYRMLWTLLIKQLVWRKMEFDRLQSLPAPLCNERTRIASIHLAILCGYDDEAIHQIEHNNDENITLFSPFWLNYFKDKKAYAQVYRYLNAILPFVPVFIQNQSNDQDRRAFILLFLRTIDESMLAEKNASLLEKLYIHLLPFSFYHYSDYLFNQKKYREWTELQNLRGNDISDIEKWRIDIITKEAPHVLLPLYHDAIDKLLLNKSRDSYKKTVKYLKKLRALYKKQKRNEAWSAFFENLLNKTKRLRAFHEECRKGKLIDA; from the coding sequence ATGGAAGATGGTATAAAAATTGCAGCTGACCAATTGAAGAAGAAGCTTGACCCCTCCAATGAGCAGCATCAAAAACTGGTGCAAAAGGGGCTCCTTTTATTTCGCCAGCATTCGGTATTTCAGCGGAAGGCATTGCATAACGCTGTTACGGCCAAGGTGCAGGATGTCACTCCTGTAACCTCTATAATCGATTTGGCCGATGTTCAAAACAGTGACTGCTCCTGTCCATTCGACGGGCTCTGCAGACATATTATGGCCTTATTTTTTTCTTTGTATAGTGAGAACGACAGTGTCTTTCATTGGGTACAAAGCTGGAAGGAAGCAAAAAATCCATTGGATATCCTAAAGCAAATTAAGAGAGGCAGCGATCTCCTTGCGGAAAAGTCACCCGCTCCAATCTCAGAGGTGGAAGCGTGGCTTAAACGGATGGAGCACGCTTATGATGATGCAGATCTGCATAGTCCCTATTCTTATGAGCACAGCATCCGGAAAAAATATGAAAAACTGATTGCCGCTTCTCCTATTGAACGGGAGTGGAGACCTCTATATCAGCTTTTTGTGGTATACGAATCGTTCAAACAGATTAATAAAATATCCATTGCTGAGCATCATTATTGGTCCCGCTCCTTTTTCCAATTTATGCTTGAAGAAGCGGCAGATGCTCTTGATAATCTATCTGTTTCCGCATTTCCTTTTGCTTTCGATCCTTATTTGGCTTATTTAAGGGAAAACTCTGTTTATCTATTAGAAGAAGCCACCCAATTTACTTTTGAATTTATTGAATTATATCGAATGCTATGGACACTGCTTATTAAACAGCTGGTATGGAGAAAAATGGAATTTGACCGTTTGCAATCCCTGCCTGCACCATTATGTAATGAAAGGACCAGGATCGCTTCCATTCATCTGGCCATTTTATGCGGATATGATGATGAAGCCATCCATCAAATTGAACATAATAACGATGAGAATATCACACTTTTCTCTCCTTTCTGGCTGAATTATTTTAAAGATAAAAAAGCCTATGCTCAGGTTTATCGTTATTTGAATGCCATCCTGCCATTTGTTCCAGTGTTTATTCAGAATCAGTCAAATGATCAGGATCGCAGGGCTTTTATTCTTTTATTCCTGCGGACAATAGATGAAAGCATGCTAGCTGAAAAAAACGCCAGCCTGCTGGAAAAGCTGTACATACATCTATTGCCTTTTAGTTTTTATCATTATAGTGATTATCTGTTCAACCAAAAGAAGTACCGTGAATGGACAGAACTCCAAAATTTAAGAGGCAATGATATAAGCGATATTGAAAAATGGCGCATTGATATCATCACTAAAGAGGCTCCACATGTGCTTTTGCCTCTGTACCATGATGCTATTGATAAACTTTTGCTTAACAAAAGCCGCGATTCCTATAAAAAGACAGTAAAGTACTTAAAAAAACTACGAGCATTATATAAGAAGCAAAAAAGAAATGAGGCATGGTCTGCTTTTTTTGAGAATTTATTAAATAAGACCAAAAGACTCCGTGCCTTTCATGAAGAATGCAGAAAGGGAAAGCTGATAGATGCTTAA
- a CDS encoding DEAD/DEAH box helicase, whose amino-acid sequence MLNSNTLTVHIDNQSYGNFFLYVTDENGKDIDPDEWKRALFIWHDESFFGTLISKAAFQSHLGLELNSWMLVTLLGKESFNSLLRLEWDEKGELFFSASSIIFEAISQKLYSPAFMDDEDDFIKWNLPAMVEDEFSSSFWEHKVDGDTAKNLIEEWFHHAVSSLLQQNRRIQQKIDALKRSHLTSSELTSYFDEQRFQKWVEEANDRPFSIGLRLLEPEDENDLWQLETIIKDKKDKDKIISITKEDKIPKKWLPYMDEIQHEQEGWLTLFPWLEEKGALKQELDEGLAWEFLTNASEKLTFLGVDILLPSWWASLREAQLTLKAKMKQNNTNYRPSFVGLNTVLDFNWRLSMQGAELSEEEFQQLVEQRRHLAKVNGQWIKLDPKMIRQLQELMQRAKQEGLTMRDLLEQELIPSETDEVDEFSPRAFANIQIEMNRSLKKFIHQLKDLNSIPNVAIPKPFKGQLRPYQQQGLNWLGFLRSVGIGAVLADDMGLGKTIQLIAYLLHVKQNTGSNAPALIICPTSVLGNWQKEIDRFAPELNVKLHYGPNRLKADYFKEEAEGTDIVLTSYGLAQLDQEELLSLNWSTIALDEAQNIKNAQTKQSRAIRKLNGGHKIALTGTPMENRLSELWTIFDFTNHGFLGTFTQFQKRFIVPIEKDEDQSKIQELQGLIRPFLLRRTKKDPEVELNLPDKLEQKEYCPLTAEQASLYEQLMRDTFNELEQLTGFQRKGLILQMLNRLKQLCNHPSLYLKEEKPVSIRERSYKLEKLMELIESVLDSKEACLIFTQYIGMGEMIQHILQEEYGITVPFLNGSMPKAKRDEYVQCFQEGEFPVFLLSLKAGGTGLNLTAANHVIHYDRWWNPAVENQATDRAYRIGQKRFVHVHKLITTGTLEEKIDAMLEKKQSLNDEIIQSDDWITELSNVELQNLLSLTM is encoded by the coding sequence ATGCTTAATTCCAATACGTTAACTGTCCATATCGATAATCAATCGTATGGGAACTTTTTTCTTTATGTTACCGATGAAAACGGAAAAGATATTGACCCGGATGAATGGAAGCGTGCCCTCTTTATATGGCATGACGAAAGTTTTTTTGGAACGCTGATTTCAAAGGCAGCCTTTCAGTCACACCTAGGTTTGGAATTAAATAGCTGGATGCTCGTTACTCTGCTTGGAAAAGAAAGCTTCAATTCTCTCTTGCGGTTGGAGTGGGACGAAAAAGGCGAGCTTTTTTTCTCTGCCTCTTCCATTATCTTTGAAGCTATCTCACAAAAATTGTATTCCCCTGCCTTTATGGATGATGAAGACGACTTTATAAAATGGAACCTTCCTGCAATGGTCGAGGATGAATTTTCCTCATCGTTCTGGGAGCACAAAGTAGACGGGGATACAGCCAAAAATCTGATTGAAGAATGGTTTCATCATGCCGTATCCAGTTTATTACAACAAAATCGCCGGATTCAACAAAAGATTGATGCCTTAAAAAGATCACACCTTACCTCTTCCGAATTAACCAGTTATTTTGACGAACAACGATTTCAAAAGTGGGTTGAAGAAGCCAATGATAGACCCTTTTCTATAGGGCTTCGTCTTCTTGAACCTGAAGATGAAAACGATTTGTGGCAGCTTGAAACCATTATTAAGGATAAAAAAGACAAGGACAAAATTATTTCGATTACAAAAGAAGATAAAATCCCTAAAAAGTGGCTTCCGTACATGGATGAAATTCAACATGAACAAGAAGGATGGCTAACGCTTTTTCCCTGGTTAGAAGAAAAAGGAGCTTTGAAGCAGGAGCTGGACGAAGGTCTCGCATGGGAGTTTCTTACGAATGCAAGTGAAAAGCTGACATTTCTTGGTGTAGACATCCTTTTACCATCGTGGTGGGCAAGTCTGCGGGAAGCGCAGCTGACGCTGAAAGCAAAAATGAAACAGAACAATACGAATTACAGGCCGTCCTTTGTAGGCCTTAATACAGTGCTGGATTTTAATTGGCGGTTGTCCATGCAGGGGGCTGAATTATCGGAAGAAGAGTTTCAGCAGCTGGTGGAGCAAAGGCGGCATCTTGCGAAAGTGAATGGACAATGGATTAAGCTGGATCCAAAAATGATTCGACAGCTTCAAGAGCTAATGCAGAGGGCAAAACAGGAAGGGCTCACTATGCGCGATTTACTCGAACAGGAGCTAATTCCAAGTGAGACAGATGAAGTAGATGAATTCAGCCCGCGTGCCTTTGCCAACATCCAAATCGAAATGAACAGATCGCTTAAGAAATTCATCCATCAGCTTAAGGATTTAAACAGCATTCCGAATGTTGCTATTCCAAAGCCGTTTAAGGGACAGCTAAGACCCTATCAGCAGCAGGGACTAAATTGGCTAGGCTTTTTAAGAAGCGTTGGGATAGGGGCCGTTTTGGCTGACGATATGGGACTTGGAAAGACCATTCAGCTCATTGCCTATTTACTGCATGTCAAACAGAATACAGGTTCTAATGCCCCCGCTCTGATTATCTGCCCTACATCCGTATTGGGCAACTGGCAAAAAGAGATAGACCGTTTCGCTCCTGAGTTAAATGTAAAGCTCCACTATGGACCTAACCGTTTAAAAGCTGACTATTTTAAGGAAGAAGCGGAAGGCACGGACATTGTGCTAACCAGTTATGGGCTGGCACAGCTTGACCAGGAAGAACTTTTATCTCTAAACTGGAGTACCATTGCATTAGATGAAGCCCAAAACATCAAGAATGCACAAACTAAACAATCGAGGGCCATTCGAAAGCTTAACGGCGGCCATAAAATCGCACTAACTGGAACTCCAATGGAAAACAGGCTTTCTGAGTTGTGGACCATTTTCGATTTTACTAACCATGGGTTTTTAGGAACGTTCACACAGTTCCAAAAAAGATTTATCGTTCCTATTGAAAAAGACGAGGATCAAAGCAAAATTCAGGAGTTGCAAGGGTTAATCCGCCCTTTCCTATTGAGGAGAACGAAAAAAGATCCGGAGGTCGAGCTAAACCTGCCTGACAAACTAGAGCAAAAAGAGTATTGCCCGCTGACTGCCGAACAAGCTTCTCTCTATGAACAGCTAATGCGGGATACTTTTAACGAACTTGAACAGCTGACTGGTTTTCAGCGTAAAGGATTAATTCTTCAGATGTTAAATAGGCTGAAACAATTATGCAACCACCCTTCACTTTATCTTAAAGAAGAGAAGCCAGTCTCCATTAGAGAACGCTCTTATAAGCTGGAAAAACTAATGGAGCTTATAGAGTCTGTTCTCGATTCGAAGGAAGCCTGCTTAATATTCACGCAGTATATCGGCATGGGAGAAATGATTCAGCATATCCTTCAGGAAGAATACGGGATAACTGTCCCTTTCTTAAACGGAAGCATGCCAAAAGCAAAGCGGGATGAATATGTCCAGTGTTTCCAGGAAGGCGAATTCCCTGTTTTTCTCTTATCCTTGAAAGCTGGCGGCACAGGGTTAAATCTGACCGCTGCCAACCATGTCATTCACTATGATCGTTGGTGGAATCCAGCCGTTGAAAATCAGGCAACCGACCGCGCTTACCGAATTGGCCAAAAAAGGTTCGTCCATGTTCATAAGCTAATTACAACAGGAACGTTAGAGGAAAAAATCGATGCCATGCTGGAGAAAAAGCAGTCGCTCAACGATGAAATTATCCAAAGCGATGATTGGATTACAGAACTCTCTAACGTTGAACTTCAAAATCTATTGTCGCTTACAATGTAA